Within Raineyella sp. W15-4, the genomic segment ACATCGGTGGCGTAGTCCCAGGCGATCGCGTGGTCACGCGCTTCGAGGTGCTCGCGGAGGGACTTGTCCGGGATGATCGCATCATCCTCGATGACCATGCGCGTTTCTATGCTGGAGAGGGTGCTTCCCTCGAGTGCGTTCGATGTGTAGGTCAGCTCGCTGCGCAGCCATTCCCGGTACTGCGCGATACCCGCTTCGATACCGTCAGGGAATCGCCGATGTAGCTGATCCTGGAGCTCGCCAATAATATCCAGTTCAGACTGAATATTCGCTTCATGCTGGCGGGCGATTTCCGGATTCATGTATGGCGATCATACGGGATTGCACAGGGTTTGACCATGGGGGTGACCGGGACCTGCTCGACCACGTCCGAGATCTGACCGCCGCAGGAGGCCGGGCCGGCCCCGTCTGGTCCGGCATGCTTCACCGGCCGTTCACCGGGAGTTCATCGAATCACTATTGATGTTTCATGCATCACATCTCCCGCCATGACACGCCTGGAGTCAAGCATCAACACGTGAGTGTTGAACTACTGCTGCTTCTCCTCGTGATTGCCACAGCCGTTGGCTTTGACTTCACCAACGGCTTCCACGACACCGGCAATGCGATGGCCACCTCCATCAGCACTCGGCCGACCCAGATCGTCCGCCCGGCGGCCTACGGGGGCACTCCTCTCGGGGAGTGTCCCCGTACCCGTGTGCAGACGGGACACCCGGCGAAATCCAGCTGCGGACGTTAACGACAGGCCGCGATGTGGCTGTCCGCGTCAGCAGCGCTCGACCACCATCGCGAGCCCCTGGCCCGATCCGGCCGACACGGCGGCCAGGCCGAAGCGCCCTCCATCCTCACGGACGATCTGGCTGAACAGCCGCGTCATCACGACCGCACCAGAGGCACCCCAGGGATGACCGAAGGCGAGCGCGCCACCCTCACGACACACCTGCTCCTCATCGATCCGCAGCACCGAGCAGGCGACGAGTACGTTCGCCGCGAAGGCCTCGTCGAACTCGATCACGTCGAACTGCGCGATCTTCAGGCGAGTGGAATAGAGGACCTTCTCAATGGCGGGAACGATGCCCCAGCCGACCCGCGCCGGGTCGCAGCCGAAGGCCGCGCTGGCCGTCACCCGCAGGCCGGGACGGCGGTCACGCCGATGGGTGGATCCGTCGACCATCAACACCGCCGCGGCGCCGTCGTCGATCACGGACGGATCCGCTGCGGGATCGACCGGGTCATCCACCGACACCTTGCCGACCGGCACGATCTCCGCAGCAAAGACTCCACCGGCTGCCGCGTCGGTCGCCCGGCGACGGGAGCGCTCGGCGTAGCCGAGGCGCCGGTCGCGAGTGACGTGGTACTCCTCGGCGAGCCGGTCAGCCGCCTCGGCCATCGACGGGTTGATCGGCTCGTTCGCCGACGACCCGGACTCGACCCCGCCGGCGATGATGTAGCCGGGGTTGTTGACCGAGACGAGCTTGTCCGCGGCATAGTCGATGGCGGACAGACCGGAGGCCCGGCCACGCTCGAGCGACACGGCGGGCACTTCGTCGGGTACACCGGCAGCTTCCAGGGCATCACGTCCCAGACCGACTCGGCCGAACGCGTGGCCGAGGATGACGTCGCGGAAATGTTCGGGAGCCGGGCACGCCTCGTAGAGGTGTTTCAGCACAGGGGCGGCAAGGTTGGCCGGGGCCACACCGGCGAGTGAGCCGCCGTTGTGGGCGAAGGGCGTGCGTACTGCGTCGATGATGACCGCGTTGTTGATCACAGCAACCTCCTGGCATGTGCTCGAGCAGGAAGCCCGCGCACGGATGGTAAACGGACCCGGCCCGGACGGGTCCGATGCTGTGATGGATGAGCGCGGCGGAGACCACGATGCGACCGCACCTACCTCACCGCACGGTCTCGCCAGTACGGGTAATACAGGTAGGGACTGTTGGTCGCAGAGCAACGATTTCATGGGCGAGCCCCACCGCCCAGGTCTCAGAGACTACCAGCCCTGGAGTCGGGGCACTCAACCATGGCTTTGGGCCGGGCCACGAATATATATCGAAAGTCCTGGGGGCCGGGTGGTGCTGGTTGCTCGCAGGATACGCGGCCTGTCTGACCGGCAAGAACTTCAAGATGTCCGTTCGCCGCGGCCTGGCGTTCCTGGTCCCCGCTGTCCTGGCCTACGAGGTCGCTGACCTCGCCGGTGGCACCTACAGCACGACGATTCCACCGGCGCCTGGCCAGATCGACCTGCTGAACTTCATCGTCTGGACCGTCTACTACGTCATCCTGAGTCTCGTCGCGGTGGCCGTGCTGTCGGCGATTCTGGCCGCCACCCGATCGGGCGGCGTAATTGGCTTCTTCGGCGCCGTTGCGGTGCCAGGCCTGGTCGCCTATCTCGCCCTCAGCACCTATCGCGGGTTGATCATCCCGCCCGGGTTCGATCCGATCGGCCAGGTCGTCAGCCTGGCGGCAGGCACGTCGGCGGCAGCGGTCACCGGCACTGTGGGGCTGGTCGTTCTGATCCGCCCCCTGGCGCGGCGTGTCAGGTCAAGCTGACCACTCCCTCCTGGGCCCACGAGCGGAACCCGGCCCGTCCTGGGCTCAGGTGTCGTGACGTGGCGGATATTCGGCAATACTCCAACGACGTGCGGGATCGTGGTGAGCACCCCGATCGTCTGGCTTCGCCCTGGGGCGGGCCCGCGGTGTCAGAGACGCGGGTCGACGGGTTCGGATTCGAGGGCGAGCACGCCGAACACGGCCTCGTGGATCCGCCACAGGGGTTCGCCGGCGACCAGCCGGTCGACGGCTTCCAGGCCGAGGGCGTATTCGCGCAGGGCGAGGGACCGCTTGCGCCCGAGGTTGCGGTCGCGGAGCCGGCTGAGGTTCTCCGGCTCGGTGTAGTCCGGCCCGTAGATGATGCGGAGGTACTCGCGTCCACGGACCTTGAGTCCGGGCTGGGCCAGGTGACCCCGAGTCGTACGGGTCAGGTTGCCGAGCGGCTTGACCACCATGCCCTCGCCGCCGGCCTCGGTGATGGCCTCCCACCACTCGACGCCGGCCGCCCGATCGGCGGGGTCACCGGTGTCGACATGGTGGCGGCGGGTCGTCCGGAACAAACCCGGGTCCGCGGTGACCAGCCGGTCGGCAATCGCCAGATGCCAGTCGTGGTCGTGATCTGCGAAGGACGCCCCGGAGGCGGCCAGCACCTGGAAGACGGCGAGTTCGACGCCGTCGAGCCCGTCGGTCGGCCACGCGTAGCGCTGCCAGGCGGCGTCGTACGCCCGGGCGTTCTCCAGACGTGCCGTGGTGCGGGCCAGCAGTGGTCCGACGTCGAGGCCACGCGCCCGGGCGGCGGTGAGCGCCTCGAGCGCGGGGGGAAGCGCCATCAGCGCGGCGGCGCCGACGGGGGCGTACTGCTCGCGCAACAGTGGTCCGGCCTTGGCCGACCAGGGCAGCAGCTCGGCGTCCAGCAGCAGCCAGTCGGTGCCCAACTCGTCGAACACGCCCGCCCGGGACACCGCATCGCGGACGCGCGCCAGCAGGGTGGCGGTGAGATCGGAGGGGAAGAAGGCCCGTCCGGTGCGGGTGTAGACCGCCCCGCCGTCCGGGGTGAGGTAGACCACGGCCCGCGAGCCCATGTGCTTCTCCTCGCACACGACCCGGTCGATCCCCCACTCGGCGAACTGGCTGAACGCCTCGTCGGGGTGTTCGAGGTAACCATCGCGCTGCGAGGTGGCGACCGGCGACATGGTCGGCGGCAGATACGGCACGAGCCGCGGGTGGAGCGCGAACCGACTCATCACCTCCAGGGCACCGGCGGCGTTCTCAGCGGTGATGGTGACCCGCCCCAGTGCTCCGGTCTCGACAGCGCGTCTGCCGACGACGTCGTCGAGGCGGAGTTCGTCCTCACCCCGAGGGGCGGCCGCCACGGCCGGGAACGGCTTGGCAGGTTCGTAGTGGACGGCGTACGCATCGACCTGGACGGTCTCTCGCTCCGGGTACCGCAGCGCAGAGAGCCGTCCGCCGAACACGCAGCCGGTGTCGACACACAGGGTGTTGTTGACCCAGTCGAGGGTGGGCGTCGGGGTGTGCCCGTAGACCACCATCGCGCGGCCGCGATACTCCTCGGCCCACGGGTAGCGCACCGGCAGCCCGTACTCGTCGGTCTCGCCCGTGGTGTCCCCGTACAGCGCGAAGGCGCGCACCCGGCCGGATGTACGGCCGTGATAGGCCTCCTTCAGCCCGGCGTGCGCGACGACGAGCCGGCCGTCGTCCAGGACCAGGTGGGACACCAGCCGATAGCACCACTCCCGCACCGCGACACGGAACTCCTCGGACTCCTCGGCCAACTCCGCCAGGGTGCGCTCCAGCCCGTGGGAGACCTGGACCGCGCGGCCGTCCAGGGCCCGGATCAGCTTGCTCTCGTGGTTGCCGGGCACTGCCAGCGCGTGGCCGGCCGCAGTCATCCCCATCGCCAGTCGCAGCACGCCGACCGAAGAGGGACCGCGGTCGACCAGGTCGCCCACGAAGACCACCCGCCGGCCCTCCGGGTGGGTGGCGTCGACCGCGGTGCCGTCCCGGTCCCGGGTGACGGCGTAGCCCAGCCGGTCGAGCAGCGCCAGGAGTTCGTCGAGGCAGCCGTGCACGTCGCCGATGATGTCGAACGGGCCGTGCTGGTCGCGATAATCGTTCAGCAGCCGCTCCCGTACGATCCTCGCGTCCGCCACCTCCGCGACGCTCGACAGCACGTGGACCGTGCGGAAGCCTTTCCGCCCCAGCCCGCGGATCGACGTGCGCAACTGGGAGGCTTGGCGCCGGATCGGGCCGTCACCGAAGGCACGGTCGGGCCGGGTCCGGTTGCGTTCGATCGCGACGTCGGTGGGGACGTCCAGGACGATCGCCACCGGGAGGACGTCGTGGTCGCGAGCCAGCTTCACCAGGCTGGCACGGGCCTCGCGGGAGGTGTTGGTGGCATCCACCGCGGTCAGCAGGCCTCGGTCCAACCGCTTGCCGGCGATGTAGTGCAGGACATCGAAGGCGTCGGCCGTGGCAGCCTGATCGTTCTCGTCCCCGCTCACCAGCGCTCGGCAGTAGTCGGAGCTGAGCACCTCGAACGGTGCGAACGCCTGCGCGGCGAAGGTCGACTTCCCCGAGCCGGAGACGCCGACCAGGGCGACCAGTGCGAGTGCGGGGATATGCAGATCACTCACCGGGCCTCCCGAGCAAACAACGCCAGCTGGGTGGGCGGGCCGGCCACAGGGTCGACGGCGCCGACGGCGCGGAACTCCACCCGGTAGCCGCGACGCTCGGCCACCCCGTGCGCCCAGTCGGCGAACTCGGCCCGGGTCCACTCGAACCGGTGATCGGGGTGGCGCCGGCCGCCGTCCGCCAGGCCGTAGACCGGGTTGTAGTCCCGATTCGGCGTCGTCACCACGACATGAGCCGGTCGGGCGGCGCCGAACACGCTGGCCTCCAACGACGCGATCCGATCCGGCTCCAGGTGCTCGATGACCTCCACCAGCAGGATGGCGTCGAACCCGGCCAACTGATCGTCCCGGTAGATCACCGAGGACTGCCGCAGGGTGATCTTGTCCCGCTGGTGGTCGGGGAGCCGGTCGAGGCCCAGCCGCCGCTCCGCCTTCGCCAGCACCCGGGGCGACACGTCCACCCCCACCACGTCGGTGATCGCCGGATCGGCGAGCAACACCCGCAGGTAGTAGCCCTCGCCGCAGCCCAGGTCGACCACGCGTCGGGCGCCGACCTCGTGGACCACTCCCATCACCGCCTCCAGGCGCTGCACCTTCAACGGGGCGGCCGTCTCCTCCTCGGCATCGTCGCCTGGCTCATCGACCGGCGAGTCATCCAGCGCCGCGAGCCGCTGGGTCGCGTCCTCCACGTAGTCGCGCCGGGCAGCCAGGTAGCGTCGTACGATCAGCTCGCGCCGCGGGTGGTCGGCCAGCCAGCCCTCGCCGCGGCGCACCAGCTTGGTGACCTCGTCCGACCCGACCCAATAGTGCTTGGCATTGTCCAGCACCGGCAGCAGCACGTACAGGTGTGACAGCGCATCCGCCAGTCGCACCGACCCGGTCAACGTCAGGTCGACGTACGGCGCCGGCCCCCAGCTGCCCTCCGGTCCGAACGGCGCCTCGGCCGCCCGCACCTGCCAGCCCAGCGGCTCGAACAGTTCCCGGACCAGCTGCCCGCCCGCCAGTGGATCACCACCTGCGGTCGCGCGTGCCGGCACAGCCGGGACACGGATCTCCAGCGGCAGCGGCGATGCCGCCAGTTCGGGGAAGGAGTCGCAGCGCCCGTTCATCGCCGTGGTGAAGACCCGGCCGATCGCGACGGCGAGCATCGACGCCGCGGCGTACGGGCGATCGGTGACGTAATCGGTCAGCGCCAGACCCTCGCGCGACGTCAGTCGCCGCTTCACCATCCCGATCGGATCGACCTCCAGCAGCAACGCCGCCGTGACCCGCTCCGCGGAGGACTCCGGGTAGAAGACCGTCGCCTCGCCCACGGGCAACGCGAACGTCTGCACCCGGTCGGGATGCTTGTGCAACAGGTGGCCGAGCGCCGGAGCGTCCGGGCCCGTCAACGATACAGTCACCAGCACGCGCCGAATCTAGCAGCGGGCCGGCCGGTCCGGCGGACGGCTCGGGGGTTACGTATTCACTGGTGTCGGCTGGGACGCCACCGCTCTGACTGTCGCGAGGCGGCCGTCAGGCCGTCGCCAACGTCGCACGGCCCAAAGCTCCCGTCGCGGAGCCGTGGCGGAGGTCGGCCCAGATCTCATCCAGCGACAACCCCAACACATCGGCGATCGCGGCGATGGTGGGGAAGGACGGCGTGGCCACCCTCCCGGACTCGATCTTCCGCAACGTCTCCGGGGAGATGCCCGCCTCCAGGGCGACCTGCACCATCGTGCGCTCACCTCGCGCGTGACGCAGCATCGCGC encodes:
- a CDS encoding polynucleotide kinase-phosphatase, yielding MSDLHIPALALVALVGVSGSGKSTFAAQAFAPFEVLSSDYCRALVSGDENDQAATADAFDVLHYIAGKRLDRGLLTAVDATNTSREARASLVKLARDHDVLPVAIVLDVPTDVAIERNRTRPDRAFGDGPIRRQASQLRTSIRGLGRKGFRTVHVLSSVAEVADARIVRERLLNDYRDQHGPFDIIGDVHGCLDELLALLDRLGYAVTRDRDGTAVDATHPEGRRVVFVGDLVDRGPSSVGVLRLAMGMTAAGHALAVPGNHESKLIRALDGRAVQVSHGLERTLAELAEESEEFRVAVREWCYRLVSHLVLDDGRLVVAHAGLKEAYHGRTSGRVRAFALYGDTTGETDEYGLPVRYPWAEEYRGRAMVVYGHTPTPTLDWVNNTLCVDTGCVFGGRLSALRYPERETVQVDAYAVHYEPAKPFPAVAAAPRGEDELRLDDVVGRRAVETGALGRVTITAENAAGALEVMSRFALHPRLVPYLPPTMSPVATSQRDGYLEHPDEAFSQFAEWGIDRVVCEEKHMGSRAVVYLTPDGGAVYTRTGRAFFPSDLTATLLARVRDAVSRAGVFDELGTDWLLLDAELLPWSAKAGPLLREQYAPVGAAALMALPPALEALTAARARGLDVGPLLARTTARLENARAYDAAWQRYAWPTDGLDGVELAVFQVLAASGASFADHDHDWHLAIADRLVTADPGLFRTTRRHHVDTGDPADRAAGVEWWEAITEAGGEGMVVKPLGNLTRTTRGHLAQPGLKVRGREYLRIIYGPDYTEPENLSRLRDRNLGRKRSLALREYALGLEAVDRLVAGEPLWRIHEAVFGVLALESEPVDPRL
- a CDS encoding 3' terminal RNA ribose 2'-O-methyltransferase Hen1; amino-acid sequence: MLVTVSLTGPDAPALGHLLHKHPDRVQTFALPVGEATVFYPESSAERVTAALLLEVDPIGMVKRRLTSREGLALTDYVTDRPYAAASMLAVAIGRVFTTAMNGRCDSFPELAASPLPLEIRVPAVPARATAGGDPLAGGQLVRELFEPLGWQVRAAEAPFGPEGSWGPAPYVDLTLTGSVRLADALSHLYVLLPVLDNAKHYWVGSDEVTKLVRRGEGWLADHPRRELIVRRYLAARRDYVEDATQRLAALDDSPVDEPGDDAEEETAAPLKVQRLEAVMGVVHEVGARRVVDLGCGEGYYLRVLLADPAITDVVGVDVSPRVLAKAERRLGLDRLPDHQRDKITLRQSSVIYRDDQLAGFDAILLVEVIEHLEPDRIASLEASVFGAARPAHVVVTTPNRDYNPVYGLADGGRRHPDHRFEWTRAEFADWAHGVAERRGYRVEFRAVGAVDPVAGPPTQLALFAREAR
- a CDS encoding thiolase family protein (Catalyzes the synthesis of acetoacetyl coenzyme A from two molecules of acetyl coenzyme A. It can also act as a thiolase, catalyzing the reverse reaction and generating two-carbon units from the four-carbon product of fatty acid oxidation); the encoded protein is MINNAVIIDAVRTPFAHNGGSLAGVAPANLAAPVLKHLYEACPAPEHFRDVILGHAFGRVGLGRDALEAAGVPDEVPAVSLERGRASGLSAIDYAADKLVSVNNPGYIIAGGVESGSSANEPINPSMAEAADRLAEEYHVTRDRRLGYAERSRRRATDAAAGGVFAAEIVPVGKVSVDDPVDPAADPSVIDDGAAAVLMVDGSTHRRDRRPGLRVTASAAFGCDPARVGWGIVPAIEKVLYSTRLKIAQFDVIEFDEAFAANVLVACSVLRIDEEQVCREGGALAFGHPWGASGAVVMTRLFSQIVREDGGRFGLAAVSAGSGQGLAMVVERC
- a CDS encoding helix-turn-helix transcriptional regulator; translated protein: MVRLPLTPEDLRRGEQLGAMLRHARGERTMVQVALEAGISPETLRKIESGRVATPSFPTIAAIADVLGLSLDEIWADLRHGSATGALGRATLATA